The segment GTCACAAACAGAGTTCCAGAAGAGAGTAAATTTAATGCCAACACCTGCACAGGTTCCTATCGTGGATCTTTCCACTCTCAGGACAACCCTTCTGCACTTCTGAAACCTGTAGACCTATGGTATTGATAGAATTTATGAAAGTTTATCTTTTTCCTGTTCCATGTTAAAAGGTGACACTTCTTTTCCAATTCCGATCACTATATATAGTGCAACAGGAAAGTATGCACCAGATGTCCTCGAAAGATAAGGAAGAACTTATAACAATTCCTGAAATACCTGACTTTGAGGCCTTGCTGAAAAAGCAGGGATATAGCCTTGCAGGTACTCATTCTGCTGTAAAGACATGCCTCTGGCTTGGTCGTTCTATGAAAGGAGAAGGTGAGTGTTATAAGTCCAGGTTCTATGGTATTACTTCACATTGTTGTCTGCAGATGACACCTACTTTGAGGTGCAATCAACGCTGTCTCTTTTGCTGGAGGCCTACAGAAGCGGAGGTATCCTTCCCGAAAGATTGGGATTCTCCAGTGGAAATTGTGGGGTCATCAATCAAAGCACAGCGAAAATTGATATCCGGATTTGGTGGTTCAGCACCAAGGGAACGGTGGGAGGAAGCAAACCAGCCCAAACACGTTGCTATATCACTTTCAGGGGAGCCAACCTTGTATCCGCATCTGCCTGAACTTGTGGAAGAGTACGAGAAACAGGGCTTTACCACTTTTATTGTAAGTAACGGTACTGTCCCTGATATGATGGAGAGGATCGAACCTTCCCAGTTATACATGAGCCTTGATGCTCCTGACAGGGAAACATATGAAAAGGTCTGCAATCCGAAATCTCCTGAACTATGGGACAATATCAACAGGTCCCTGGAAATACTTGGAAAGAAGAATAACCGCAAAGCAATACGCATAACCCTTGTAAAGGGTATGAATATGATCGATCCGGCAGGTTATGCACGTCTTATTGAGATAGCGGATCCGGATTTCGTTGAGGTCAAGGCATATATGCACCTTGGTTTTTCCAGAAGCCGTCTTCCTCGTGAAGCGATGCCTTCACATGAGGAGGT is part of the Methanococcoides orientis genome and harbors:
- the twy1 gene encoding 4-demethylwyosine synthase TYW1, producing the protein MSSKDKEELITIPEIPDFEALLKKQGYSLAGTHSAVKTCLWLGRSMKGEGECYKSRFYGITSHCCLQMTPTLRCNQRCLFCWRPTEAEVSFPKDWDSPVEIVGSSIKAQRKLISGFGGSAPRERWEEANQPKHVAISLSGEPTLYPHLPELVEEYEKQGFTTFIVSNGTVPDMMERIEPSQLYMSLDAPDRETYEKVCNPKSPELWDNINRSLEILGKKNNRKAIRITLVKGMNMIDPAGYARLIEIADPDFVEVKAYMHLGFSRSRLPREAMPSHEEVVSFAKELAEHLGYAIADEVEVSRIALLSKDGKVTYLD